CTAGGAGTTACTAAGGAAACTTCCAAAGAGAACTTGGATCTTATCTATTCAAGAGAATTGGAATTTTGGCAAAAACTCGACGAAGCAGGAATTCCTGAAGCTAAGGACAAAATCATAGAACTGACCCGTGCCTACATCACACTCAGTGATCCCGAAAAGAAACAAGAATATGACAAACAACTGGATTTCGAATTTGTCCTCTTGGACGGAAAAACAAAAGATCCGGATATGGAATTGGCTTATGACGTTTACCGCCTTAGTCATCAAAAATCATACCAAGAAATTTTACGTGAATTTACAAAGTTCAGAGAAGAAATGGGAGATACTCTCTGGATCCTTAAAAAAACCACCATTTACATGGTATTTAATCTTTTGGCTTATTCTGGATTTGTCCTATTCCATTCTTTCTTAATCGAAACAGAAGAAAAAGGCAAGGTATGGACCGATCACACCTCCAATTGGATTTCAGGAATTTTCCTTTTACTAAGTGCCATTGGGTATCTAATCTTTCGCTTCCGTTTTCTAAAAAAAGAATTAGAAAAACGGAAGGAAAAAAGAAATTAACGAACTTCTTTTGGAAACAAAATAGGAAGAAGGTTGGGAAAACAAGCTCCACTTAAGTGAAGTGAATCTACAAAGTCTTTACATACCCAACGAGGATCAGTGTTGGGATCTATCACAAAAAACTTTGTATGTGGCACTTCTGATGCTTTGGTTACCGATTTTTTTATTTCAAAATTGAATTTATCTAACAAACCATCCGTGCTCATTCTTCTCCGTAAGGCATCGGAAACAGCAGGAAAATAAACGATCACAGGAATGTCTGTGCCTTTCAGCAAATCTAACATTTTGTTAAAAAAGTAAATTTGCGTCGGTGCAAGCTTTGTACCACGCAGGTATTGGTTGTACATGGCCTCCGCATCTCTTTCCAAAAATACATCCATATTCGCAAACTTAATCTCATTGGGAAGGGCCCCGAATTTTACCCGGTTCACTAATTTGATTTTATCGACATAATTTCTTTTATGTTCTTTGCCAGTAATTCCTACAGACATACCGGGAAAAAAACCTACTTCGATCTCTTTGTTATTTGCTTTGATTGCCGTTGGATCTAAAGGGTATTTATACAAAGCAAATAATTTTTTTAAGAAATAAACTTCTGCTTCATCCATAGAAAAACCCTTTGCATCAGAAAGCCAAGGATCCTTTGTTTTAGGACGATAAAAGTCAATTTGTTTTAAAACATATTCATTATCATAGGATCCATTTAAGGAATAATCAATAGCAGATTGAGAAAATAGAAGTGGATCTACTTCCACTAACACATAACGAATGGGAAGTTTTTCCTTTAGTGCTCTTTCCAACCAATAAGCCTGAAAACTAGGTGGCCCGAAAGGGGCTGCAAAATTAAAGGAGTTTGTATTGGGAAAAAAAGATTCCAACATTTCGGAGTCAAATTCTCCAGAACGAGAACTTCCTAAAATCAAACCAATTTGTTTTTCAGGATGTTTTTCTCTCTCTTCAAGCATTACAAGGAAAAGATCTTCTTTTAATTCATAAAACTTTCGTTCTATCTTTTTCCAACTATAAGTGTTTTCGACAATGATTGGTAAAAAAAAGATTTTATCCAATAGGAAAAGACTCAGAGCTAAAAGAATCGGATATAATACAACAGGAAAATTATACTTTAACTTCATATTAAAATTGGAAATAAATAAATTCCGTTCCTCCTGGTGCAAGATAACCTAACAGAATGGTAATTACTAACGAAAACAACAATAGAAAACCAAACGACAACTTAGTAGACCAGTTTGGCCTTGGAAAACTTGGTTTGGTTTGGATATAATTGAGTATAAAGGTTAGTATTATGGTATAAAGAATTAGTTCTAGTTTATTGGTTCTAATTCCAGCTCCACCAGTAAATGCTTTCTGTAACATTGTGAGAGAGTTAGGAACACTCGATCCATTGAAAAAAGCAATGGTGAAGGAAAAAAATCCAAAGGCATACAATACACCTAGAAACTTTTTCCATTTTGGTGTTTTCAGAGTTTTATCGGGTTTTCTGATTAACTCAAGTTTTCTCTCAACGCTTAACATAACCCCATGAAGAAATCCCCAAATGATAAAGGTAAAATTGGCGCCGTGCCAGAAACCAGCTAAAGTAAATGTAACAATTAAATTTACATAACCTCGTAATTCAGATACCCTAGAACCACCTAACGGAAAATAAATGTAATCTTTGATCCAAGTGGCAAGTGTCATATGCCAACGAGTCCAAAGTTCCCGAACAGACCCTGATAAAAATGGGGCATGAAAATTTTCCGGAAGGTTGATCCCCAGTAACTTACCTAAACCTCTTGCTAAATCAGTATAACCGCTAAAATCGCAATAAACTCTGGCAGAATATCCAAACATCGCAACAAAATTGGTAAATCCATCATACAACTCCGGGTTTTGGAAAACGGGTTCAATGACGGGAGACAAATTATCTGCAAGAACCACTTTTTTAAAAAGACCAAGGAAAACTAAATAATACCCTTCAAAGAGTTGTTCTTTTTTAGCATTCCAAACTTCCAATTGGTAAAAGAATTCTCCATGTCGAACAATGGGACCTGCCACTAACTGTGGAAAGAAAAAGATAAAAAGGGCAAATTGTAAAAAACTAGGATTCTCTTCCGCATTTCCCCGTTTGATATCAATGGTATACGCTACCATTTGAAATGTATAAAAACTGATGGCAAGGGGAA
This genomic window from Leptospira bandrabouensis contains:
- a CDS encoding MBOAT family O-acyltransferase, with the translated sequence MKFTSLSFLLFFLVIYCLHWMIRGKFRLGFLFLASFAFYAAWSIPFAFHFLTIVLLNHFFNKQILKNKSSFWYPVSLFVNFGNLFLFKYFYFLWDVFFQLTGSIWFAPESIQSFLNSQFGVDSITLPLAISFYTFQMVAYTIDIKRGNAEENPSFLQFALFIFFFPQLVAGPIVRHGEFFYQLEVWNAKKEQLFEGYYLVFLGLFKKVVLADNLSPVIEPVFQNPELYDGFTNFVAMFGYSARVYCDFSGYTDLARGLGKLLGINLPENFHAPFLSGSVRELWTRWHMTLATWIKDYIYFPLGGSRVSELRGYVNLIVTFTLAGFWHGANFTFIIWGFLHGVMLSVERKLELIRKPDKTLKTPKWKKFLGVLYAFGFFSFTIAFFNGSSVPNSLTMLQKAFTGGAGIRTNKLELILYTIILTFILNYIQTKPSFPRPNWSTKLSFGFLLLFSLVITILLGYLAPGGTEFIYFQF
- a CDS encoding J domain-containing protein: MARTKRETFYGILGVTKETSKENLDLIYSRELEFWQKLDEAGIPEAKDKIIELTRAYITLSDPEKKQEYDKQLDFEFVLLDGKTKDPDMELAYDVYRLSHQKSYQEILREFTKFREEMGDTLWILKKTTIYMVFNLLAYSGFVLFHSFLIETEEKGKVWTDHTSNWISGIFLLLSAIGYLIFRFRFLKKELEKRKEKRN
- a CDS encoding DUF1574 domain-containing protein; amino-acid sequence: MKLKYNFPVVLYPILLALSLFLLDKIFFLPIIVENTYSWKKIERKFYELKEDLFLVMLEEREKHPEKQIGLILGSSRSGEFDSEMLESFFPNTNSFNFAAPFGPPSFQAYWLERALKEKLPIRYVLVEVDPLLFSQSAIDYSLNGSYDNEYVLKQIDFYRPKTKDPWLSDAKGFSMDEAEVYFLKKLFALYKYPLDPTAIKANNKEIEVGFFPGMSVGITGKEHKRNYVDKIKLVNRVKFGALPNEIKFANMDVFLERDAEAMYNQYLRGTKLAPTQIYFFNKMLDLLKGTDIPVIVYFPAVSDALRRRMSTDGLLDKFNFEIKKSVTKASEVPHTKFFVIDPNTDPRWVCKDFVDSLHLSGACFPNLLPILFPKEVR